From Anopheles coluzzii chromosome 3, AcolN3, whole genome shotgun sequence, the proteins below share one genomic window:
- the LOC120956752 gene encoding exostosin-1: MQAKKRYILVIICCAFLAYCYLGGYRLKGLQALFRIRVRKNPDNLPCYHQLHYQYAESTDSSNQAQALPDDDLFTAPTYESRFRDVAPQPSFQRGGPIRRVTDEGGAMFKSCRMETCFDFSKCSDKNFYVYVYPPEPLNSLGAPPPISQNYQKIISAIQESRYYTTDPEQACLFVLGIDTLDRDSLSEDFVRNVPSRLQRLPHWNNGRNHIIFNLYSGTWPDYNENGLGFDPGQAILAKASMSIQSLRPGFDVSIPLFHKQFPLRGGNTGFVISNNFPANKKYLLAFKGKRYVHGIGSETRNSLFHLHNARDFVLVTTCKHGKSWRDLQDARCDEDNREYDRYDYETLLQNSTFCLVPRGRRLGSFRFLEVLQAGCIPVLLSNSWVLPFQSKIDWKQAAIWADERLLLQVPDIVRSISTSRILALRQQTQVLWERYFSSIEKIIFTTFEIIRERLPDYPHRNGLTWNTSPGALLTIPTFSDTHRRFPFLLDKLGHTPGLNYTAVIFVQIGTQLTPNSALYKLVKSITKSQYIDKILILWATDRSVPPKKRWPSTGHIPLHIISGSTSEDRPSISQRFYPHDQIETDAVLSLDEDAILNTDELDFAYQVWRDFPDRIVGYPARAHFWDDSKNAWGYTSKWTNYYSIVLTGAAFYHRYYNYLYTNWLSYLLLKTVQQSSNCEDILMNLLVSHVTRKPPIKVTQRKGYKDRESGRSPWNDPDHFIQRQSCLNTFAAVFGYMPLLRSNLRLDPVLYRDSVSNLRKKYRQIELVGS, from the exons ATGCAGGCAAAAAAACGCTACATTCTAGTGATAATCTGTTGCGCTTTCCTAGCGTACTGTTACCTGGGAGGCTATCGGTTGAAAGGATTGCAAGCGCTGTTTCGGATACGTGTGCGTAAAAATCCGGACAATCTACCATGCTATCACCAGCTGCACTACCAATACGCCGAAAGTACGGATTCATCAAATCAGGCGCAAGCATTACCGGACGATGATCTATTTACCGCTCCCACATACGAATCCCGATTCCGCGATGTAGCCCCTCAGCCGTCTTTCCAACGAGGTGGTCCTATACGGCGTGTGACTGATGAAGGAGGTGCGATGTTCAAATCCTGTCGCATGGAAACTTGCTTCGATTTTAGCAAATGTAGCGATAAGAACTTTTACGTTTACGTGTACCCACCGGAGCCATTGAATTCGCTTGGTGCACCACCGCCAATTAGTCAAAACTATCAAAAAATCATATCGGCCATTCAAGAAAGCCGCTACTATACGACTGATCCCGAGCAGGCCTGTCTGTTCGTGCTCGGCATTGATACACTTGATCGCGACTCGCTCAGTGAGGATTTTGTGCGTAACGTGCCGTCTCGCCTGCAACGGCTACCACACTGGAATAATGGGCGTAATCATATCATCTTTAACCTTTATTCGGGCACATGGCCAGACTACAACGAGAATGGGCTCGGATTCGATCCGGGACAGGCAATCCTAGCTAAAGCCAGCATGAGCATCCAATCACTGCGACCCGGCTTTGACGTTAGTATTCCTCTTTTTCACAAGCAGTTCCCGTTGCGTGGCGGCAATACAGGTTTCGTAATCAGTAACAACTTCCCAGCCAACAAGAAGTATCTACTTGCCTTCAAAGGTAAAAG GTACGTCCATGGTATTGGTTCTGAAACACGAAACTCGTTGTTTCACTTACATAACGCCCGAGATTTTGTATTAGTGACAACTTGCAAGCATGGGAAAAGTTGGCGAGATTTGCAGGATGCTCGATGTGACGAAGATAATCGAGAATACGATAG GTATGACTACGAAACATTGTTACAGAATTCAACGTTCTGCCTTGTGCCCAGAGGTCGTCGTTTAGGATCATTTAG GTTTCTGGAAGTGCTTCAAGCGGGTTGCATACCAGTGTTGCTTTCAAATTCATGGGTGTTACCGTTTCAGTCCAAAATTGACTGGAAGCAAGCTGCTATTTGGGCAGATGAAAGACTGTTGCTGCAA GTTCCAGACATCGTACGTTCCATCTCTACAAGCCGTATTCTAGCTTTACGTCAGCAGACACAAGTGCTTTGGGAGCGTTATTTTAGTtctattgaaaaaataatttttacaaCATTTGAG ATTATCCGTGAGAGACTGCCAGACTATCCTCATCGGAATGGACTGACTTGGAATACATCCCCAGGGGCACTATTGACTATTCCGACCTTTTCCGATACTCATCGCCGATTTCCGTTTCTGCTAGACAAACTTGGTCACACACCCGGACTGAACTATACCGCCGTAATATTTGTACAGATCGGTACGCAGCTTACACCAAACTCAGCTTTATACAAGCTAGTCAAAAGTATTACCAAAAGCCAATACATAGATAAG ATTTTAATTCTGTGGGCAACTGATAGATCTGTTCCGCCGAAGAAACGTTGGCCATCTACAGGTCACATTCCACTGCACATCATATCGGGCAGCACGAGCGAAGACCGGCCAAGCATATCCCAAAGATTCTACCCCCACGATCAAATCGAGACTGACGCCGTTTTGTCACTGGATGAAGATGCTATATTAAACACCGACGAGCTGGATTTTGCCTATCAGGTGTGGCGCGATTTTCCAGATCGCATCGTCGGCTATCCGGCGCGGGCACATTTTTGGGATGATTCCAAG AACGCATGGGGTTATACATCCAAATGGACAAACTATTATTCGATCGTTTTAACTGGCGCCGCATTTTATCATCGTTACTATAATTATCTTTACACTAACTGGTTGTCGTACCTGTTGTTAAAGACGGTACAACAATCGTCCAACTGTGAAGACATTCTCATGAATCTTCTTGTATCGCATGTCACTCGTAAACCTCCCATTAAGGTGACGCAGCGAAAAGGCTACAAAGATCGAGAAAGTGGAAG ATCTCCTTGGAATGATCCTGATCATTTTATACAGCGTCAGAGTTGTTTAAATACTTTTGCCGCAGTTTTTGG TTATATGCCTTTACTTAGGTCGAACCTGCGACTGGATCCTGTTTTGTATCGAGATTCGGTATCAAATTTGAGGAAAAAATACCGACAGATCGAGCTAGTCGGTAGCTAG